The Saccharothrix violaceirubra genome segment ACGTTGCTCTGGAACAGCGACTGGGCCGGCAGCCAGTCCTCGGTGTAGACCGTGGAGAGGATCTCCTTGCGGTCGATGCCGTGCTGGATCGCCTGCCGGACCCGGATGTCGTCGAACGGCGCGATCTTCGTGTTGATCGCGTAGCCGTTGACGAAGCCGAGGTAGCGCGGCGTCGCGGTGGTGAAGCCCTGGGCCTTGAAGGACGCCAGTTCCTGGGGCGACGGGTTGTAGGCGACGTCGGCCTGTCCTGATTGGACGGCGGACGTGCGCACCGACGGTTCGGCGACGAGCTTGTAGGTGATCTTGTCCAGTCGTGCGGCGCCCTGGTGGCCCAACGCGGCCGGCGCCCAGTCGTAGTCGGGCCGCTTCTTGAGCACGACGCTGTCGCCCTGCTTCCACGACTCCACCACGAACGGGCCGCTGCCGATGTCGTTGGACAGGTCGGCCTGCTGCGTGGCGGGCAGCGCCAACGTCTTCGGGGAGATCAGGATCGAACCGTGGTAACCCAGTGTCGGGATGAAGCCCAACGTCGGCGCAGCGAAGAACACCTTCACCGTGGCGGCGTCCACGGCCTCGGCCCGCTGGTAGGTCTTGGGGAACAGGCCGATCGGGTTGATGCCGCGCGTCGGGTCGCCCTTGGACCAGATGTCGAGGTTGGCCACGACCGCGGCGGCGTCCAGCGGCGTGCCGTCGGAGAACGTGACGTCCGACCGCAGGTGGAGGGTGAACTCGGTGGCGGTGGGGTTCTGCGCCCACCTCTCGGCGACCCACGGGCTGGCCGCGCCCTTGTCGTCGACGTAGACGAGCTTGTCGGTCACGTGGCCCCAGATGTGGCCCTGGAAGCTGGAGATGGCGCTGTTGTTGGGAATCCACGTGTCGCCGAGCGAGTCGATCAGGAACGTGATCGCGCCGCCGCCCTTGGGTTCCGACGACCCCGGGCCCTGCGCCGCGACGCCCGGCCCGCACGCGGCCAGGACGACGACGGAGGCGAGGCCGACGATCATCCGCGATGCGCGGCCGGCAAGGGTGACGTGACGGGGTCTACTCACGGGGCTTTCTCCTCAAGGAACGCCGGGAACGGCCCGGAAACGCTTCGGGCAGGCCACGAATCTAGGAGTGGCGCGGCGGGGTGGTCCAAGACGAAATGGGGATCGAATCCCATCGAGGAGTCTGATCGACGCACGGGCAGCCTGATTCCGCACCGACGCGGAGATCCCCGTGAAGGTCCGGTGTCCAGGTGCGTCGGAGCGCCTGATACAGGACGGCCCCGCCGAGTGCTGCGAACACGACGGGGCCTGGAATGGGTCAGGTGGTGTAAGTGGCCACGACGGTGTCGGGGTCGCACAGCCACACCGTCTGGCGGCGTGGGGTCACGGCCAGGCCGAACTCCTGGCGCAGCGGGCTGTCATGGTCGATCCACCAGCGGTGGGCGGACTCGACCTCGTCCCACAGGCGACGCGGCCCGTCCTGGCGCACCTCGTAGCGCCCGGCGGCGGTCGCCTCCGGGGTGACCCGCACCGTCGCCCAACTCCCGCTGTCGGTGTGGAACACCAGCAGTTCCCAGTGGTCGGCGTCGTCCCGGGCCACCGAGTGCCGGGCGCCGCCGACGAGCACGCCGACGACGAACGCGGCGTCGGGGTCGTGCACCACGACGTGCGGGGACACCCCGGTCGTGGTGCGGGGCACGTCGGCGCCGGCGGCCAACCGCCCGAACCGCGCGGCCTGGCCGAACGGCACACGCTGGTCGCGCAACGTCATGAAATGGGCGTCGTCGAGCACCGACCCCGCCGCTCCGGTGCCCTCGTGCACCATCAGCCGCACCAACACGCCACCGCCCCACGCGGTGCGCCACGGCATCACCAATTCCCCGCCGGGCCGGGTCTGCTCCACCCACTCCAGCGGGACGCGCCCGGCGGTCACGGCGGCCGTGGACAGCACCCGGTCGTAGGGCGCCCGCTCCGGGTACCCGTCGGCGCCGTCTCCGGTCACCACGGTCGGGGCGAGCCCCGCGTTCTTGAACACGCGGCGTGCCCGGTCGGCCAGGTCCGGGTCCACCTCGACCGTGACCACCCGTTCCTCGCCCAGCCGCGCGGCGAGCAGACCGGCGTTGTAGCCGGTGCCGGTGCCGATCTCCAGCACCTGGTGGGCGCCGGCCACGTGCAGCGCGTCCAGCATCTCCAGCACCAGGCTGGGCTGGGAGGCGGAGCTGGTGGCGTTGCGGCTGGTGGCCGGCCACTCGGTCGCGCCGTCGTCGAGCTGGGTCACGATCGGCACGTCGGAGTACACCGCCTGCGCCCACGCGTGCGGGCCGGCGTCCCGGTCCAGTGGCACCGGCCGGCCGTGTTCGTCGTCGACCCAGCAGCGGTCGGGGACGAACACGCCCCGGTCGATGGCGGCGAACACGTCCCCCCACCCGGCGGGCACCGCGTTCGCCGCACGCAGGTCGGCGACCAGGTCGGCGTGCGTGCGGGTCACGAGCCGGACCCGTGCTTGCCGTCCGGCTTGTCCGGGTCGGGCGCACCCTGCGAACCCGATCCCTGCGGCTTGTGGGGTGGGTCCTTCCGATCCTGGTCGGTCTTGTCCTCGTGCTGGCCCATGTGGCGCTCCTTTCGCCGGACGTCCCGGCGACGCAGACCGTAGGAGTAGTCGTCGGCGTGGCGTTAACCACCGGTTAACGTCACGCCGGGTTCACCCGGTCGGGGCCACGCCCATGCGCCAGGCCAGGCCGCGCAGTTCACGTCCGGCAGAGTCACGTTGGGCGCGTCGCAGCAGGTCCGCGACGGCCTCGCGGACGAAGACGTTGTTGCGGACCCGTTGCGGGGCAATGGATTCGGCGGTCACCAGCGCCTGAATCCCCTTGTCCACGGTGGACCGCTCGGTGAGCAGCGACCGCCCCAGGTCCGTCCAGTACATCGCCCGGCGGGCCTTCGCGGGCAACACGTCCGGGTTCACCCGGCGGGCCAGCTCGGCGACCTTGCCACGTTCTCCCAGCTCGGTCGCCAACGACACCCGCCACACACCGACGTTGGGGCGGCCGAAGTGCAGGAACGCGAAGTTGTCACGGCCCTCCGGCAGGTGCACCGCCAGCACGGCGGCCTCGTCCAGGTGCACCCGCGCGGTCTCGGCGTCGCGCAACGTCGCGGCGGCCAGTGCGGCGTTCAGGTGGAGCATCCCCCGGGCCTGGAGCACGTTCGGCCCGCCGACCCCGGCCAGCCGGTCGATCTCGCGCACCGACGCGGTGAGCTGGTGGGCACGACCCTGCGACCCGGCGGCATGCCCGCGCAGCCACACCGAGAACCCCAGCCACTCGGGAGAATTCAGCTCCTGGGCGCATTCCCGCGCGAGACGCGCGGCGAGCACCGGCAGGCCACGTACTCCGGAGTTCTTCGTGAGCACCGCAGCCGCGTGGTAGGTGTGCAGCAGGCCCACCAACACGTCGCGACGATGTGCCGGGTGGTGCACGTAGGCGGCGTGGAGCTGGAGCAGCAGACCGGGCACGACACGGCCCTGCTCCGCGTAGTCGGCCTCCGGCCGCAGCACGGTGTTGAGGTGGATCACCCGGTCGCGCAGCTCCGGCCACGACGCGACCCGCACTCCGGGGTCCACACCGAGTTCGACGGCCGACAACACCGTCTCCACCTCGTGCAAGGTGGCGTGCGCCTCGGCACCGTTGGCGTCGGTCGGCGCGAACGGCGAGCCGGTCAACTCGGTGGGTGCGACCTGGAGCGCGGTCGCGAGCGCTTCGAGCACGGCTCGCTTGGTGACCGGCCGCAGGCCCCGCTCGATCATGCTCAGGTACGCGGGCGTGATCCCGGCGAGCCCGGCGACGGCCGTCAACGAAAGCCGCCGCCACGAGCGGACCTCCCGCAGGCGGCGGCCGATGTGGTTGTCCTCGACGTTCACGCACACCTCCCCGGCCGTTCCCAGGGTAGCCGGGCTGGAAATGGTCAACCGCCCATCCGACGGGAGCTTCGCTCGAATTCCTCCAACGCACTCCCATGCCGGTCCATGGCAAGTGCCTGCTTCGTCAACGCGTCCGCGTGCCCGAGCAGCGCACGGTAGTGCTCGTCGAGCCTGCCGCCGTGCCTTGTCAGCGCCCGCGTGTGCGCCTCGGTGTCCAGGTTCGCTCGCCGCAACTCGAAGAACGTCGCGATTCCGATGTCCAACGTCGCCTGCGCCAACAGATCCGCTCGCTCCGCGCCGGTCGCGTCCTTGGCACGGTGCCGTGCGTCCAGCGCCTTGTCGAAGTAGTCGTCGGCCTCGCCCGCGGCGTCTGTCGATGTGCCCATCGACCCAGCCTGGCGCGCGGCGCGGGTCACCGGAAACCGGCCGTTCGGCTCATCATCCGAGCGATGGCCTCCGAGCGGCACAGACGCCCGACGTGGCTCGGAGGGCGGCGAAGCGCTGGGTGGAACCGCGAATCAGGGACGAGCAGGCCAAGATCAAGCCTACGGACGGCTATTCGACCAGTCCGGGCAAGCCGTCACCTTCTCTGCGCCAGCGGTACTCCTCTGTGGAGAACTCGATCACCACGGTGTAGCCCAACCACTCGCTGATGCCTTCCTTCGCCCCGGCCATCACCACCGCCTCGACGAAAACCCGCTTGCCCGGTGGCAGGACCGCCGTCGGCTGCCACCCTCGAAAGGGCCGCCGCACCTCGGGAAGCCTCCACCCCCTCACCTCTTTGATCTGCACGTCGAAGACCGGCAAGGGGCTGTCGTTGATCAGCGCCACTCGGTACGGATTCCCGGACAGCTCGAATTCACCGCGCACAAGCGTGGCCGTGGCCTGCTGCCGCCGTCGCTCCCTCGCCCGGGCTTCGCGCGTGCCGCTGCCCGCAATCGCCAACGCCACGACCACTGCGGCGAAACTGCCGAGCGCGCCGGCCCACTGCCCGGCCGCGCCCCACCAGTCAGCCGATTGCCGCGCCAGCCAGTCGAGCGGCTTTGCCAGGAGGGGACCAAGCACGAGGATCAGCTCCCCGACAATGATCACGCCGATCGCGAGCCGGCGCGTTACCTTCACGTGCGACGGCGTGGCCTTCTCCACCGGCACCTCCCCTGATCTGTGGCGGATGACCATACCCGCGGGCCGATCACCGCATCGCGACGCTCAGAGGCGAGCTGACTCGACCTGCCTCAGGTCCGCACCGACTTCATGGCCGACGCCGCGCATCGGGTTGTCCTTGCGTCGACCTCCCGCGCGCGTAGCCGAGCACAACCGGGGAACCTTCCTTCCACTGTCCATGCGCGCCGATCACAACGACCGGCAACCGGGCTCGGTTCACGGCTATCGGGCACGCCTGCCTGGCCGCAACCCGTACCGACGCCGCAAGCTCCACTGAGCGCACGCCACAAGTCAACTGTGGACAGTTTGTGACGGACGGAATGCACCGGACGCCGTTCGCGACGGACCCATCCGGTGGCCGTCACCCGGCACGACGGCCCGGTGCCGCCGGTCCGGGCCTACGAACCGCCGGGCCGAAGCAAGCGCCGCCCGGCCGCGAGCAGGGCGGCGTCCTCCTGCGGCGGGTGGACGCGCACGCACAGCACGTCGCGCAGGTGGCGTTCGAGCGGGTTGTGCCGGGACAACGCCGGATTGCCCAGCGCGGCGACGGCGGTCTGCACGGCGGCCACGACCGACCGCGCGATGGCGACCTTGACCACCGACAAGCCCGGGCCGATCGGGTCGCCGGCCTCGATGCGCAGCAGCGCGCCGTGCAGCAGGGTCTCGGCCTGGGTGATCAGCAGGTCGATCTCCCCGGCCACGACCTGGATCCGCTCGGTCGTGGCGATGGGCCGGCCGAGGGCGGCGGGCACCCGTGACCGGGCGAAGTCGACGAACGCCTGCCGCGCCGCGCGGGCGACGCCGATGTAGAGCGCGGGATGGGCGAAGCCGCCGGGTCCGGCCATGGCCGCCGGGTCCCGGTAGACGCCGTCCTCGCCGCGCGGGATCTCGACGAACGCGTCCGCCGGGAGCGTCACGGACTCGTAGACCACGTCGTGCGTGTTGGACGCGCGCAGGCCCAGGTGGTCCCAGGTGTCCAACCACGTGATGCCCGGCCGGTCGCCGGGGACGGTCACGTGGCCGACGCGCGGTGCCGGGCCCGGTTCGTCCACGACCGCCCACACCACGTGGTAGGCCAGGGCCGTGCCGCCGGTCGCATAGCTCTTGTGGCCGTCGAGCACCCAGCCGTCGGCCGTGCGCCGGATCGTGGTCCGGGGCAGTCCGCCGCGCGCGGGCGCACCGAGTTCGGGTTCGGCGCGCACCGCGTTGACCGGCGCCGGGCCGAGGGCGGACCGGGCCAGCAGGTCGGCGTAGTAGGCCGCCGGCCAGTGCGGTTCCGCGGCCTCGGCCGCATGTGCCATCAGGGTGTTGGCCGCGATCAGTGCCACCGACGGGTCGCCTTCGCCCAACGCGGTCAGGATGCGGGCGGTGTCGCGGGGACCGACCTGCGGGCCACCGTGGCGGCGGGCGACCGTGGCCGTCAGCAACCCGGCGCGGTGCGCGGCGTCGAGGCCCTTCACCGGTACCTCGCCGCTGCGGTCGTAGGCGGTCGCGGTGGCCGCGACCTCGGCCGTGACGGCGGCCAGCGCCTCGTCGGACAGGTCCGGCGCGGCCGTCACCGGTGGTCCGCCGTCGCGTGGCGCCGGTAGTCCTCGGTGTAGTTGCCGAGGTGGTCGGCCTGGAGCGTGCCGCGTCGCCCGGTCGCCTCGCGGTGCGCGATCTCCTGGCGCACCAACGGCAGGATGTGCCGGCCGTAGTCCACGGCGTCGGCGAGCGTGTCATAGCCCCGGATGCTGACCAGGTCGGCGCCCCGGTCGACGTAGTCGAGGATCGCGGCGGCCACGGTCTCGGGCGAGCCGACCAGCGCGGTGGACGCGCCGGCCGCGTTGGTCACGGCGGCGGTCCGTGTCCACAGTGCACGGTCGTACAGGTCTGCCTTGTCCGCGAAGGACAACGCGCGCTGCGAACCCACGTTCTGCGGCGTGCCCTTGAGGAAGCTCTGGCGGCCGTAGGCGGACTTGCCGAACGTGTCGGCGATCCTGGCCACGTACTCGTGCGCCTTCTTCCAGGCCAGTTCGTCGGTCTTGGCGATGATCGGGCGGAACGTCACCCAGATGCGCGGCAACGTCGTGCGCCCGGCGGCGCGGGCGATGGCGTGCACCCGGTCGATCTCGGCGGTCAGGTCGTCGAGCGGCTCGCCCCAGAAGCTGAAGATGTCGGCCTTCTCGCCGCCGACCCGGAACGCCTCGTCGGACTGGCCGCCCAACGAGATCGGGATGGGCGCGTCGTAGGGTGCGAAGCCCGGCCCGAAGTCGTCGAACCGGTAGAACTCGCCCTCGTGGCCGAACGGCGCGGGCTCGGTCCAGGCGCGGCGCAGCAGGTCGATGTACTCGGACGTGCGGGCGTAGCGCCGGTCCTTGGGCAGGTAGTCGCCCTGGCGGGCTTGTTCGGCGTCGCTGCCGCCGGAGATCAGGTGGACGACGGCGCGGCCCTCGGTGAGCTGGTCGAGGGTGGCCAGCTTCTGGGCGCCGACGAGCGGGAAGGTGGTGTTGGGCCGCAGCGCCACGATCGGCTTGATCCGCTCGGTGAGCTGGCCGACGGCCGAGGCGACCACGAAGGAGTCCGCGCCGCCCGCGCCGTAAGGCAGGAGCGTGTAGTCGTAGCCGCCCTCTTCCAGGGCGCGGACGTAGGTGCGGAAGTAGGCGAGGTCGATGCCCCGCGTGGGGATCGGGTCCAGCTCGGTCGACGGGTTGAGGTGCGACAGGCTGATGAACTCGACCTTCCGCGCGGCGGTGTCGGGGATCTGCCGGTCGAAGGCTGCTGCGCTGGTCACGCGTCCGAACGTATGGCCGTGCCGGGCGCACCGTCCAAGACAAGTGCCCGATGGATTCCCATAGCCCCGCCTTATCGGGCTCAGGCGCCCTGGGCCGTCGCGGCGGGGACGAGCTGGAGGTGGGGCCGTTGGGCGAAGAACTCCACCCCGGCCGCGAGCGCGGTCCGCTCGACCTCGGCC includes the following:
- a CDS encoding ABC transporter substrate-binding protein, whose product is MSRPRHVTLAGRASRMIVGLASVVVLAACGPGVAAQGPGSSEPKGGGAITFLIDSLGDTWIPNNSAISSFQGHIWGHVTDKLVYVDDKGAASPWVAERWAQNPTATEFTLHLRSDVTFSDGTPLDAAAVVANLDIWSKGDPTRGINPIGLFPKTYQRAEAVDAATVKVFFAAPTLGFIPTLGYHGSILISPKTLALPATQQADLSNDIGSGPFVVESWKQGDSVVLKKRPDYDWAPAALGHQGAARLDKITYKLVAEPSVRTSAVQSGQADVAYNPSPQELASFKAQGFTTATPRYLGFVNGYAINTKIAPFDDIRVRQAIQHGIDRKEILSTVYTEDWLPAQSLFQSNVPGATDHSADFAFDAAKADRLLDEAGWVKGADGVRAKDGKPLTFTLYANPYLATSKSVDELVAQQLGKRGFKVEIQAFDVVTFGERVKVNSPSVALYEVTRSFIDAGTVAGVLTDANKGENWFGLGQSDQKLVGLAGSVARAETVEARSPVLDELQGHVLRQGYFVPLTQIVQRLYLQSPKLHGVSYNGIAYANYYAAWLG
- a CDS encoding methyltransferase domain-containing protein, which translates into the protein MTRTHADLVADLRAANAVPAGWGDVFAAIDRGVFVPDRCWVDDEHGRPVPLDRDAGPHAWAQAVYSDVPIVTQLDDGATEWPATSRNATSSASQPSLVLEMLDALHVAGAHQVLEIGTGTGYNAGLLAARLGEERVVTVEVDPDLADRARRVFKNAGLAPTVVTGDGADGYPERAPYDRVLSTAAVTAGRVPLEWVEQTRPGGELVMPWRTAWGGGVLVRLMVHEGTGAAGSVLDDAHFMTLRDQRVPFGQAARFGRLAAGADVPRTTTGVSPHVVVHDPDAAFVVGVLVGGARHSVARDDADHWELLVFHTDSGSWATVRVTPEATAAGRYEVRQDGPRRLWDEVESAHRWWIDHDSPLRQEFGLAVTPRRQTVWLCDPDTVVATYTT
- a CDS encoding helix-turn-helix domain-containing protein, translated to MNVEDNHIGRRLREVRSWRRLSLTAVAGLAGITPAYLSMIERGLRPVTKRAVLEALATALQVAPTELTGSPFAPTDANGAEAHATLHEVETVLSAVELGVDPGVRVASWPELRDRVIHLNTVLRPEADYAEQGRVVPGLLLQLHAAYVHHPAHRRDVLVGLLHTYHAAAVLTKNSGVRGLPVLAARLARECAQELNSPEWLGFSVWLRGHAAGSQGRAHQLTASVREIDRLAGVGGPNVLQARGMLHLNAALAAATLRDAETARVHLDEAAVLAVHLPEGRDNFAFLHFGRPNVGVWRVSLATELGERGKVAELARRVNPDVLPAKARRAMYWTDLGRSLLTERSTVDKGIQALVTAESIAPQRVRNNVFVREAVADLLRRAQRDSAGRELRGLAWRMGVAPTG
- a CDS encoding acyl-CoA dehydrogenase family protein; this translates as MTAAPDLSDEALAAVTAEVAATATAYDRSGEVPVKGLDAAHRAGLLTATVARRHGGPQVGPRDTARILTALGEGDPSVALIAANTLMAHAAEAAEPHWPAAYYADLLARSALGPAPVNAVRAEPELGAPARGGLPRTTIRRTADGWVLDGHKSYATGGTALAYHVVWAVVDEPGPAPRVGHVTVPGDRPGITWLDTWDHLGLRASNTHDVVYESVTLPADAFVEIPRGEDGVYRDPAAMAGPGGFAHPALYIGVARAARQAFVDFARSRVPAALGRPIATTERIQVVAGEIDLLITQAETLLHGALLRIEAGDPIGPGLSVVKVAIARSVVAAVQTAVAALGNPALSRHNPLERHLRDVLCVRVHPPQEDAALLAAGRRLLRPGGS
- a CDS encoding LLM class flavin-dependent oxidoreductase; the protein is MTSAAAFDRQIPDTAARKVEFISLSHLNPSTELDPIPTRGIDLAYFRTYVRALEEGGYDYTLLPYGAGGADSFVVASAVGQLTERIKPIVALRPNTTFPLVGAQKLATLDQLTEGRAVVHLISGGSDAEQARQGDYLPKDRRYARTSEYIDLLRRAWTEPAPFGHEGEFYRFDDFGPGFAPYDAPIPISLGGQSDEAFRVGGEKADIFSFWGEPLDDLTAEIDRVHAIARAAGRTTLPRIWVTFRPIIAKTDELAWKKAHEYVARIADTFGKSAYGRQSFLKGTPQNVGSQRALSFADKADLYDRALWTRTAAVTNAAGASTALVGSPETVAAAILDYVDRGADLVSIRGYDTLADAVDYGRHILPLVRQEIAHREATGRRGTLQADHLGNYTEDYRRHATADHR